In the Candidatus Krumholzibacteriia bacterium genome, one interval contains:
- a CDS encoding putative LPS assembly protein LptD, whose protein sequence is MRSTGGETILELIDNVVVVHGDVTLNADHGLSYSIQRLTLLDGNVKVLQGDMTMTGSEGEYRQNEDLAILRKNVRIVDPGWVITCDEARYSRTTGQAWLVGNVVARDSTSVLKTDRLLYERGVGRAEAFGNVELTSENQGIVVRGRHGVYHRNRGEGVIDRDPVLISGPNDPEPVNVVADTMRVFPDSSRATAYYRVRIIKGNTVTQCDSAMVFDDLKRIELYGNPIARQANTTMRGERMIAYYNENEIYQVDVEGKAEIVEAATDSMTINRDSRIRGNAMTLYMQGSGVDSLRVRGDASSEYFPDNPRKIESNSVRGQQMFFRFGERAIDYVDVAGNADGVYRYVDLAFNETADSLRAAEDTLLTYVDFTKRGDEVAYAADHVQYYSEKKQLVLHDGARVRYRNSELSGETITYYYDLQILDADGSPVLTETGQKLLGQRMGYDMDSETGLVTSGSTKYEQGYYSGENMAKVGENEMKVWNSYYTTCDLARPHFHFSARTMKVYPDDKVFTGPIWLHIGDTPVFVLPFMANSISRGRKSGFLRPDIEFGVTGSSGRFIRNIGYYWATNDYTDFTFVTDFNEDRSWRMHVQNRYALRYRFRGGLNFSYYKDLQDQSTEWTFDGSHNQNLGQRFTLDAQLRFVSSDEAPQSINTIDNVQRYIDRSIRSTVSVRKSWDTVGFSASASRTQNLNITDPRAVVLDMTLPDISVSIPSRNLWFGSNSGTAEGFWESLLKNTRYSPAVSANRRVNERLFETTDVTSGRAALNFSSPQRVRFVTLSPTLGMNFATTRTDYQREAHDEYRTIGGVIDTLSVAALDSLTTNNEFNWSLGANANTNFFGTFYPRIGRLRGIRHTLTPSASYNYTPPRNERPRQQSVALGLRNSIDIKIARPDTSSSGEEEMQKLSGVVIWNLGTRYTPDLPQNRAWSNISSTFNTVIAGANISLNHTVDPYNFDILNTSATAGFAIRGSHPFGRSSVVEVKELNVVAAADSADTTRTSPSEFAAGGVQFSQTGEFGEERPMGGELGLKEGRQPWSLSLGFSYSKGANGIASSTMRVGWDIKLTENWRIDYSTIYDVERLQLNGQNFGITRDLHCWAISFSRQQLGDEWQYYFRIALKAHPDLYGESGDRGVGSGLIGQF, encoded by the coding sequence GCACCACCGGGCAGGCGTGGCTGGTCGGCAACGTGGTGGCGCGCGACTCCACCTCCGTGCTCAAGACCGACCGGCTGCTCTACGAGCGCGGCGTGGGGCGGGCAGAGGCGTTTGGCAACGTCGAACTGACCAGCGAGAACCAGGGCATCGTGGTGCGCGGCCGCCACGGGGTCTACCACCGCAACCGCGGCGAGGGTGTGATCGACCGCGACCCCGTGCTGATCTCCGGGCCCAACGACCCCGAGCCGGTGAACGTGGTGGCCGACACCATGCGCGTGTTTCCGGACAGCTCGCGCGCCACCGCCTACTACCGGGTTCGCATCATCAAGGGCAACACCGTGACCCAGTGCGACTCGGCCATGGTGTTCGACGACCTCAAGCGCATCGAGCTGTACGGCAACCCCATCGCGCGCCAGGCCAACACCACCATGCGCGGGGAGCGCATGATCGCGTACTACAACGAAAACGAGATCTACCAGGTGGACGTCGAGGGCAAGGCGGAGATCGTGGAGGCGGCCACCGACTCCATGACCATCAACCGCGACAGCCGCATCCGCGGCAATGCGATGACGCTCTACATGCAGGGCAGCGGGGTGGACTCGCTGCGCGTGCGCGGTGACGCGTCGTCGGAGTACTTCCCCGACAACCCGCGCAAGATCGAGAGCAATTCCGTGCGCGGCCAGCAGATGTTCTTCCGTTTCGGCGAGCGCGCCATAGACTACGTAGACGTGGCCGGAAACGCGGACGGCGTGTATCGCTACGTCGATCTGGCGTTCAACGAAACCGCGGACAGCCTGCGCGCCGCCGAAGACACGCTGCTCACCTACGTGGACTTCACCAAGCGCGGCGACGAAGTGGCCTACGCCGCCGATCACGTGCAGTACTACTCCGAGAAGAAGCAGCTGGTGCTGCACGACGGCGCACGCGTGCGCTATCGCAACAGCGAGCTTTCCGGCGAGACCATCACCTATTACTACGACCTGCAGATCCTGGACGCCGACGGCAGCCCGGTGCTCACCGAGACCGGCCAGAAGCTGCTGGGCCAGCGCATGGGCTACGACATGGATTCCGAGACCGGCCTGGTGACATCCGGGTCCACGAAGTACGAGCAGGGGTACTACAGCGGCGAGAACATGGCCAAGGTGGGCGAAAACGAGATGAAGGTGTGGAACTCGTACTACACCACCTGCGATCTCGCCAGGCCACACTTCCACTTCTCGGCGCGCACCATGAAGGTCTACCCCGACGACAAGGTGTTCACCGGGCCCATCTGGCTGCACATCGGGGATACGCCGGTCTTCGTGCTGCCCTTCATGGCCAACAGCATCAGCCGCGGGCGCAAGTCCGGCTTTCTGCGGCCCGACATCGAGTTCGGCGTCACCGGCTCGTCGGGGCGCTTCATCCGCAACATCGGCTACTACTGGGCCACCAACGACTACACCGATTTCACCTTCGTCACCGACTTCAACGAGGATCGCTCGTGGCGCATGCATGTCCAGAACCGGTATGCGCTGCGCTACCGCTTTCGCGGCGGCTTGAACTTTTCGTACTACAAGGATCTGCAGGACCAGAGCACGGAGTGGACCTTCGACGGCTCGCACAATCAGAACCTGGGACAGCGCTTCACCCTCGACGCGCAGTTGCGTTTCGTTTCCAGCGACGAGGCGCCGCAGAGTATCAATACCATCGACAACGTGCAGCGCTACATCGATCGCTCCATCCGCTCCACGGTGAGCGTGCGCAAGAGCTGGGACACGGTGGGTTTCAGCGCCTCGGCCAGCCGCACCCAGAACCTCAACATCACCGACCCGCGCGCCGTCGTGCTGGACATGACCCTGCCCGACATCTCGGTGTCGATTCCGTCGCGCAACCTGTGGTTCGGGTCCAACTCCGGCACGGCGGAGGGATTCTGGGAGAGCCTGCTCAAGAACACGCGCTACTCGCCGGCGGTGTCCGCCAACCGCCGCGTGAACGAGAGGCTCTTCGAAACCACCGACGTGACCTCCGGCCGCGCCGCGCTCAACTTTTCCAGTCCGCAGCGGGTCCGCTTCGTCACGCTGTCACCCACCCTGGGCATGAACTTCGCCACCACGCGCACCGACTACCAGCGCGAGGCGCACGACGAGTACCGGACCATCGGCGGGGTCATCGACACCCTCTCGGTTGCCGCGCTGGACTCGCTCACCACCAACAACGAGTTCAACTGGAGCCTGGGTGCCAACGCCAACACCAACTTCTTCGGCACCTTCTACCCGCGCATCGGCCGGCTGCGCGGCATCCGCCACACGCTCACGCCGTCGGCGTCGTACAACTACACGCCCCCGCGCAACGAGCGGCCCCGCCAACAGTCGGTGGCGCTGGGTCTGCGCAACTCCATCGACATCAAGATCGCCCGCCCGGACACGTCGTCGAGCGGCGAAGAGGAGATGCAGAAGCTCTCGGGCGTGGTGATCTGGAACCTGGGCACGCGTTACACGCCGGACCTTCCGCAGAACCGCGCCTGGTCGAACATCAGCAGCACGTTCAACACGGTGATCGCGGGCGCCAACATCTCGCTCAACCACACCGTCGATCCGTACAACTTCGACATCCTCAACACCAGCGCCACCGCCGGTTTCGCCATCCGCGGCTCGCACCCCTTCGGGCGCTCGTCGGTGGTGGAGGTGAAGGAACTCAACGTGGTGGCGGCTGCCGACAGCGCCGATACCACCCGCACCTCACCCAGCGAATTCGCCGCCGGGGGTGTCCAGTTCAGCCAGACCGGGGAGTTCGGCGAGGAGCGGCCCATGGGTGGGGAACTGGGGCTCAAGGAGGGCCGCCAGCCGTGGAGCCTCTCCCTCGGGTTCAGTTACAGCAAGGGCGCCAACGGCATCGCCAGTTCGACCATGCGCGTGGGCTGGGACATCAAACTCACCGAAAACTGGCGCATCGACTACTCCACCATCTACGACGTGGAGCGGCTGCAGCTCAACGGCCAGAACTTCGGCATCACCCGCGACCTGCACTGCTGGGCCATCAGCTTCTCCCGCCAGCAGCTCGGTGACGAATGGCAGTACTACTTCAGAATCGCGCTGAAGGCGCACCCGGATCTCTATGGCGAATCGGGCGATCGGGGCGTCGGCAGCGGGCTGATCGGCCAGTTCTGA